The nucleotide sequence AAACAAGTTCAAGCCACAGGAACCGTCAGTCAATTTCCTTTAGGAATGCAAGATATTTCCGATCAATTTAAAATTCCTAAAAAACTCTATGGCAGAGAAATCGAGATTGACACTTTAATGCAAGCCTTCGACCGGGTAAGTCAAGGAAAAACTGAAATGATGTTAATTGCTGGATATTCCGGCATTGGGAAATCGGTTTTAGTTCAAGAAATTTCTAAATCAATTATTGATCAACACGGCTATTTTATTAGTGGTAAATTTGACCAATTTCAACGCAGTATTCCCTATTCGGCTTTGGTCAGTGCCTTTTCAGAATTAGCAAGATTGCTCTTAAGTGAAACTCAACAGCGTTTAGATCAATGGCGAGAAAAACTGTTAGAAATTTTAGGGCCGAATGGACAAATTATTATTGATGTGATTCCCGAAATTGAACTGATTATCGGAACCCAACCCCCAGTCTTAGAATTAGGCTCTGCGGAGTCTCAAAATCGATTTAATTTAGTCTTTCAAAACTTTATTCGTCTGTTTTGCCAACCCGAACATCCCTTAGTCATTTTTCTCGATGATTTACAGTGGGCTGACTCCGCTACCCTGAAATTAATTAAATTAATGTTAACGGATGATTCAACTCCGTATTTATTTTTAATTGGCGCTTATCGAGATAATGAGGTTAATCCAACCCATCCGTTAATGATGATGTTAGAAGCGTTAAAATCTGAGTCTTTCACCTTAGAAAATCAACAACACTCTCATCACTTAATTCATGAAATTCATTTAACCGCTTTAAATTTAGAACAAGTCACTGAACTCCTAGCTGATACCTTACATAGTGATCGTACCACTGTTCAACCCTTAGCAGAATTAGTGTTAGGAAAGACCGCCGGAAATCCGTTTTTTGTAAATGAATTTTTCAAAACCCTCTATCAAGAAAAACTCCTCACGTTTAATTCAGAACGAATTGCTTGGCAGTGGGATTTAGATGAAATAAAAGCTCTCGATATTACCGATAATGTCGTTGAATTAATGATTGGGAAACTGCAAAAACTCCCCCTGGCAAGTCAACAAGTTCTGCAATTAGTCGCCTGTGTCGGGAATCAATTTGATTTGAATACCCTATCGTTAATTTATGGCAAAGAATCCTTGGGAACCTTTCAAGATTTATTACCTGCTTTAAAAGAAGGACTGATTAAACCCTTATCCGATGCTGATAATTTGGAACCCGAACAAATTAATCCTTATTTAGTCTTAAATTATAAATTTCTCCATGACCGAGTACAACAGGCTGCTTATTCCTTAATTGCCAACTCTCAAAAACAATCCGTTCACCTCACTATTGGTCGATTACTACTCGCAAATACTCCCCCTCAATATTGGTTAGAACGGGTCTTTGATTTAGTCGATCATCTGAATGTCGGTCGATCTTTAATTACCGATGAACAAGAACAATTACAACTGGCAAGTTTAAATTTAGAAGCGGGAAAAAAAGCTAAGGATGCCACGGCTTATAGCGCTGCACGAGAATATTTAATGGCAGGAATTGAAACTTTGCCCGGTGATATTTGGGTAGAACATTATCCTTTAGCCTTTGTTCTTTATCGAGAACAGGCAGAAGTTGAATACTTAAATGGAAATTTTGCAGAGAGTGAAACGTTGATTCAATTAATTTTAGAAAAATCCCAATCTATTTTAGAAAAAGCCGAAGTTTATAATCTGCTTTTAATTCAATATACCTTACAATTAAAATATGAATCCGCCCTCAATGCCGGGATTAAAGCCTTAGCTTTATTGGGGTTAGATATTCCAACAAATAACCTACAAACGGTCATTTCCCAGGAATTAGAGTCCCTCCAAAATCAACTTAATCTTAATAGCTTATCTAGTTTAGTTCATCAAAGCCCCATTGTTGAATCAGAGTCCAAAATTATTTTAAAATTACTCAATAATTTAGCACCATCTGCCTATGTTAGTAATCCCAGTTTATGGACAGTTATCATTCTCAACGGTGTAAAAGTGGCTTTGAAATCTGGTTATAGTCCAGAAGCCGGATTTTTCTATGCGACCTATGGAATTTTACTGGCTACCCTGTTTAATCAATATCAAACCGCCTATGAGTTAGGTCAATTAGCATTAAAATTGAATAAAAAATGGAATTATCCCATTTATAAAGTGGCTGCGGCTTTAATTAGTTGTCTCAACTATTGGCTAGAACCCCTTAAAAGTTCTAATGCTTTGGGTCATGAGGGTTATCAATCGGCTTTAGAATCAGGAGATTTACAATATGCGAGTTATTTGTTAAATAATCAATCCTTAAATTTAATGGTACAAGGCGTAAATCTTCCCAAATTTTTAGTTGAAGTTAAAAATTACTTAAAATTTAGTAAAAAAGCCGAAAATCAGTTAGTGATTGATAGTTTAACTGGACTGGGAGGGATTCTCCTAAATTTAATTGGTGAAACCCCCAATTTATTATCCTTTGATAGTTTAGAAATGACCGAAGTTGATTATTTGAAGAGTAGCCAAGATAATCAAAAATTTTACTCTCTCTGTCTTTATCAAATTTTTAAAATACAAGTGTTATATTTATATGGGGAAGTAGAACAGGCTTTACAATTAGTCAAAGAGACTGAGCCATTATTGCAATTTATTATCGGCTTAATTTCGGTCACAGAATATTATTTTTATTCATCTTTAACCTTCATTGCTAATTTAGACCGGGTTTCAGCATCAGAACAGAAAGAATTGTTAGAGAAAATTAAGAGTAACCAAGAAAAATTTAAACAATGGTCAGAAAATTGTCCTGCTAATTTCTGGGCTAAATATCTGTTAATAGAAGCAGAACTTGCCCGATTTTCTCAACGTTCTTTTGAAGCCATTGATTTATATGAACAAGCCATTTCTACCGCCCAAGAAGCCGGATTAATTCAAAATGTAGCTTTAAGTCATGAACTGACCGCTAAATTTTGGATGACTCACGGAAAAGTTAAATATGCCAATCTTCACCTCAGAGAAGCGTATTATAGTTATCAACGTTGGGGTGCAATTCGGAAAGTAGAACAGTTAGAAACCGAATATCCTCAACTCAAACAGTTAGGGTCGCTTAAAAGCTCTTTATTTGAAGCCCAATCTATTACCTTAAATACTTCTCACGGGAGCCGTTTAGCGTTGTTGGATTTAAGTACAGTAATTAAAGCATCCCAAGCTATCTCCCGTGAAATTGTTTTAGAACGATTGTTAGGAAATTTAATGAAGATTGTGATTGAAAATGCCGGAGCTCAAAAAGGCTTTTTAATCTTATATCAAGGAGAGAAATTAGTTATTGAAGCCGAAGCTTCAACGGATATTGAGGATGTAATTGTTCATCCCAAAACTCCTGTTGAAACCTGCAACTGTTTACCCTTAACGGTGATTTATTATGTTGAACGCACGGGTCAAGATGTGGTGTTAATGAATGCAACCCTGGAAGGACAATTTACCCATGATTCTTATATTAACGCCCATCACGTTAAATCGATTTTATGTACTCCGATTATTAGTCAGGGGAAACTTTTAGGAATTTTATATTTAGAAAATAACTTAACGGCGGGGGCTTTTACCTCGGAACGAATTGAAGTTTTAAACTTATTGTCTTCTCAAGCTGCTGTTTCTTTAGAAAATGCGTTGTTATATGCCTCCGTTGAAAATAAAGTTCAAGAACGTACCCAAGAAATCAATGAGAAAAATTTACGTTTAGAACAAGCGTTAACTCAATTGCAACGCACCCAAGCTCAACTCATTCAAAGTGAAAAAATGTCTTCTTTAGGACAAATGGTAGCCGGGGTAGCCCATGAAATTAATAACCCGGTCAGCTTTATTTATGGGAATCTTACCCCCGCCAGTGAATATGTCAAAGATTTATTGCGATTAATTCAAGTTTATCAACAGGAATATCCTCAACCTAAACCCTTAGTCGAAGAAACAATTTTAGATATTGATTTAGAGTTTCTCGTGGAAGATTTACAAAAACTTTTAGTATCTATGAAAGTGGGTGCTGAACGCATTCGTAATATTGTTTTAAGTCTGCGAAACTTCTCTCGTTTGGATGAAGCCGAGATGAAACCCGTAGATATTCATGAAGGCATTGATAGCACCTTAATGATTTTACAACCTCGACTGCGAGCTTCTACCCATAGCGGAGAAATTGAGATTATTAAACAGTATGGTCAACTTCCCAAAGTCAACTGTTATGTCTCCCAATTAAATCAAGTGTTTATGAATATTATTAGTAATGGTATTGATGCTTTAGAACATCGTCGTAACTTGATGAATCCTGGGGATACACTACCAACAATTACGATTTCTACCTGTTTAATTGATAATAATAAAGCCAAAATTTCTATTTTAGATAATGGTTCAGGGATGAGTCCAGATATTCTGCAACGAATCTTTGATCCCTTTTTTACCACAAAACCCGTCGGTAGTGGGACGGGCTTGGGTCTATCGATTAGTTACTCAATTATTGTTGATCGTCATCAAGGCGAGATGAGTTGTACTTCTACCCTTGGGGAAGGCACAGAATTTACGATTTTAATTCCCATCCATTAAAAGTTTTGGGGACTGAACGCTCTTACTCTATGACGGGGGTGTCATCGATTAATAACAAAAGGGATGGGAAAAAAGTGATGAAATTTATTAACCAGATCAAGCTGAAAAATGAGACGTGATTGTTGATGAAAAATCCCCAGCTTTTGGTTGACTGGGGAAAGCGCGAATTGAGAACGTGCGATAGTGTTTTTAATATAAGCGGACAAGATATGCTGACACATCTACCTTTAGATAGATATGCCAACTGAATTGATTTTCTAGTCCATTTATAGGGAACGTTCAATCGCCCGTCCGGTATCTTCTACGGTGTCCTGAGCTTGATCTACACCTTGTTTGGCGTTATTTTTGAGGTTCCGAAGTCCCCGTTGGGTTCCCCCTCTCCAATCGTCCGCCACTTCACTAGCAGAGTCACCAATACTTTCTGATAAATCTTTCACCCGTTCAGGAAAAGGCTTGCCATTTTTGTAATTTTCAACGAATTCTTGAGGATTGTTGACTTTACTAATATTGGATTTAGCATTATCAACTAACGCTTTTCCTTTTAATTCAGCTTTGCGGTTAGGGCTGTCCGTGTCGCTGTAAGGGTACATTCCCCCTTTTTGTTTCGATTGAACTGGTTTATAAAGTTCGTTTTTGTATCCTTGTGTTTCATTGATACTTCCTTCTCCTGATAACCGAGCCGTTGGAGGATTACTACTACAAGCGGTACTGATAAACAGTAATGATCCTGCTAAAAAAACACCGACAATACTTTTTAAGGAGATAGAGCGTAGGGCTTGAATTAATTTTTTCATGTTGATAACTCCTAAAGTGGCATTCAAATCATTGAATTTACTTTTATTACTCTCTTAGCTTAAGAAAAATCAATGTTTTGAACCTCTAACTCAGGGATGAAATTTGATGAGTTCCTAAAATCTGATTCTACTCATTTCGGCAAAAAGCAGGTCAAAACTTTAGGAAATCCATTGTATTCTTAACACTCCCTTGAATTCATCAGAATAGGTAGAGTGTGCTGTATTTTATTTTTTCTAAAAAACATCTATCTTCAGCAATAAGCTGTGCTTCTTTGTCGCTATCTTTTAACATCGGGTCTGGGATGTAATATGAAATCCCGAAAAGAATGCTACAAATTCCCCCCTGTAGAGACTAAGCATGGCTAGTAGAGACGCGCCATGGCACGTCTCTACAGGGGGGTTAGGAAGGATCATCTGTAGCATCTATAATTGGATTTCATATAAGATTTTTAGAGAAAACTTTAGCCGTTTTTCTGTCTCTTCCTGTACCTTTCCCATTCAACTCCCCTGGGAGAAAATGCAGGGGGGCGTAGCATTCCTGACAACTCTAAGCTAAACCTATACGCGAATTCAGCAGACCCGGAAACAGTTTCTCGGCAACTGAGCCACTATTTTTGTCTGCCTACGCTAATTTATAATGAAGGGAGCAGATTAACGATGCTCTACCCCCTGATAGGAACCAAAAACAAAATATTCTGATAGCATCAGAACTAATGGATCATCGGTGGACTATCCACCTTGTAGAGAAAACCCGAAAAACTAATGGCATGGATACGCATCTACGCCATTAGAATTTGTAGAGTAATCTGTATCTTTAACAGTTAAAACTGAAATTCTGCCTAGCATGACATCTGAACATATCCGCCAACGCTCCGAAATTCTCGGCACTCAAGTTATCACCCGTGACAGAGGTAAACGACTTGGGATCGTGAGCCAATTATGGGTAGACGTAGATCAGCGTGAAATTGTAGCGATCGGAATCCGCGATAATATTCTGGCGATCGCTGGAATGCCAAAATTTATGTACCTGAGTAGTGTCCGCGAAATCGGTGACGTAATTTTGGTGGATGATGATACCGTCCTCGAAGAAGACGTGGATGTAGAAGGCTACAGTACCCTGATCAATAGTGAAGTGATCACCGAAACGGGAGAACCGTTAGGACGAGTCCGAGGATTCAGATTCGATACCCAGGATGGCAAATTAGAATCCTTAATTATCGCCTCCATTGGTCTACCTCAAATTCCCGACCAAGTGATCAGCACCTACGAATTGTCCATTGAGGAAATTGTCAGTAGTGGCCCCAATCGATTAATTGTGTTTGAAGGATCAGAAGATCGCTTACAACAACTGTCTGTGGGTTTGTTAGAACGCTTAGGCTTGGGAGAGGCCCCTTGGGAAAAAGAAGAAGAGGGAATGTATTATCCGCCAACGGTTAAACCCGCCAACCAGTTAGGAACCGGACTTCCCCAAACCCCTCCCCAACGGGCTAGTCGCGCCCCTGCTGTGGCTCAGGAAGAAGCCTGGGACGAAAACGATGCTTGGGAAGAACATCCCGCCCCCGTTCAACCCTTGCGTCAACCCCAACCGATTTATGATGAGTATGAAGAAGAAGATAACTGGGGCGATGTGGAACGGGATGAAGATGATCGCTATCGAGAACGGGAATTAGTTCCCATTGAACCTCCCCGTCAGGAACAAAAACTCTACGCCAGAGAGTTAAATTATGAATACGAAAATGACGTAGATTCCGATGCTTGGAATGATGACGAAACGCCTAAACCCTATCAGCCCCCCCGAATTAATATTCCAGAGAAGAAGAAAATGCCGGAATATGAGGAGTAGTTAGGGGGAGCCACGGGAGCCGGGGAAGAATTGATGAATTCCTGGCTCCTAACTATTTCTATGCCAAACGTTAATAGATTGTGATCCCTAGTATTTTGTATTTTAGGATACAGAATGATTGCTGGAACCAATGGGCAAAATACAGATTCACTCTCTGGATAATTTTTGGTTATAGGAAAGAATAGTAACGTGCTCAAAAAATTAGGAATTATTGGATTAGTTGCATTCGCTCTGCTGGTCGGCCCTCTGACGGGAACCGCTTGGGCACAAGAAGCCACAGAAAACCCGATTAATTCTGGGGATACAGCTTTTATGTTGGTTTCTGCCGCCTTAGTGTTGTTTATGACACCGGGGTTAGCGTTCTTTTATGGGGGATTAGTCCGATCTCGTAACGTTCTCAACACGATGATGATGAGTTTCATCTTGATGGGAATCGTTGGTGTTACCTGGGTATTCTGGGGATATAGCCTTGCCTTTGATGTCTCGACTCCCGTTTCAGAAGGCTTTGGTCAAGGCATTGAACGCTTCATTGGTGGATTAGATTGGGCTTTTTTACATAACGTCGCCGTCGATGCTCCTGACCCCATTGGCTATGCGGGAACCATCCCCCACCAGTTGTTTATGGTGTATCAGATGATGTTCGCCATCATCACCCCGGCATTAATTTCTGGGGCTATTGTCGAACGGATGACCTTTAAAGCGTATTTTTGGTTTGTCTTGCTGTGGTCTACATTTATTTATTCCCCCTTGGCCCATTGGGTTTGGGGTCGGGGTTGGTTACAAGCCATTGGTGCATTAGACTTTGCAGGCGGAACCGTTGTTCACATCAGTTCTGGGGTTTCGGCGGTGATTCTGGCTTGGATGATTGGCTCTCGGAAGCATTTTATGGTGATTCCCCATG is from Planktothrix sp. FACHB-1365 and encodes:
- a CDS encoding DUF6658 family protein encodes the protein MKKLIQALRSISLKSIVGVFLAGSLLFISTACSSNPPTARLSGEGSINETQGYKNELYKPVQSKQKGGMYPYSDTDSPNRKAELKGKALVDNAKSNISKVNNPQEFVENYKNGKPFPERVKDLSESIGDSASEVADDWRGGTQRGLRNLKNNAKQGVDQAQDTVEDTGRAIERSL
- a CDS encoding PRC-barrel domain-containing protein, with amino-acid sequence MTSEHIRQRSEILGTQVITRDRGKRLGIVSQLWVDVDQREIVAIGIRDNILAIAGMPKFMYLSSVREIGDVILVDDDTVLEEDVDVEGYSTLINSEVITETGEPLGRVRGFRFDTQDGKLESLIIASIGLPQIPDQVISTYELSIEEIVSSGPNRLIVFEGSEDRLQQLSVGLLERLGLGEAPWEKEEEGMYYPPTVKPANQLGTGLPQTPPQRASRAPAVAQEEAWDENDAWEEHPAPVQPLRQPQPIYDEYEEEDNWGDVERDEDDRYRERELVPIEPPRQEQKLYARELNYEYENDVDSDAWNDDETPKPYQPPRINIPEKKKMPEYEE
- a CDS encoding ATP-binding sensor histidine kinase — translated: MIALPGYQILAQIYESINSVVYRAIREKDNLPVILKVLQGEFPSQSDLQKYEREYKILRCFNLESVIKVYELQTYQNTLVMALEDFGGESLKILLATQKFTLLGFLNIAIKIAQGLREIHAANLIHKDINPSNIVFNPATGQVKLIDFSISSGLTQDSLRLHPPQNLEGTLAYISPEQTGRMNRSVDYRTDFYSLGATFYELLTQQVPFPTGDAMEVVHAHLAKQPIPPHEINPEIPPIISEIVLKLLSKTAEERYQSAWGLIADLEKSLKQVQATGTVSQFPLGMQDISDQFKIPKKLYGREIEIDTLMQAFDRVSQGKTEMMLIAGYSGIGKSVLVQEISKSIIDQHGYFISGKFDQFQRSIPYSALVSAFSELARLLLSETQQRLDQWREKLLEILGPNGQIIIDVIPEIELIIGTQPPVLELGSAESQNRFNLVFQNFIRLFCQPEHPLVIFLDDLQWADSATLKLIKLMLTDDSTPYLFLIGAYRDNEVNPTHPLMMMLEALKSESFTLENQQHSHHLIHEIHLTALNLEQVTELLADTLHSDRTTVQPLAELVLGKTAGNPFFVNEFFKTLYQEKLLTFNSERIAWQWDLDEIKALDITDNVVELMIGKLQKLPLASQQVLQLVACVGNQFDLNTLSLIYGKESLGTFQDLLPALKEGLIKPLSDADNLEPEQINPYLVLNYKFLHDRVQQAAYSLIANSQKQSVHLTIGRLLLANTPPQYWLERVFDLVDHLNVGRSLITDEQEQLQLASLNLEAGKKAKDATAYSAAREYLMAGIETLPGDIWVEHYPLAFVLYREQAEVEYLNGNFAESETLIQLILEKSQSILEKAEVYNLLLIQYTLQLKYESALNAGIKALALLGLDIPTNNLQTVISQELESLQNQLNLNSLSSLVHQSPIVESESKIILKLLNNLAPSAYVSNPSLWTVIILNGVKVALKSGYSPEAGFFYATYGILLATLFNQYQTAYELGQLALKLNKKWNYPIYKVAAALISCLNYWLEPLKSSNALGHEGYQSALESGDLQYASYLLNNQSLNLMVQGVNLPKFLVEVKNYLKFSKKAENQLVIDSLTGLGGILLNLIGETPNLLSFDSLEMTEVDYLKSSQDNQKFYSLCLYQIFKIQVLYLYGEVEQALQLVKETEPLLQFIIGLISVTEYYFYSSLTFIANLDRVSASEQKELLEKIKSNQEKFKQWSENCPANFWAKYLLIEAELARFSQRSFEAIDLYEQAISTAQEAGLIQNVALSHELTAKFWMTHGKVKYANLHLREAYYSYQRWGAIRKVEQLETEYPQLKQLGSLKSSLFEAQSITLNTSHGSRLALLDLSTVIKASQAISREIVLERLLGNLMKIVIENAGAQKGFLILYQGEKLVIEAEASTDIEDVIVHPKTPVETCNCLPLTVIYYVERTGQDVVLMNATLEGQFTHDSYINAHHVKSILCTPIISQGKLLGILYLENNLTAGAFTSERIEVLNLLSSQAAVSLENALLYASVENKVQERTQEINEKNLRLEQALTQLQRTQAQLIQSEKMSSLGQMVAGVAHEINNPVSFIYGNLTPASEYVKDLLRLIQVYQQEYPQPKPLVEETILDIDLEFLVEDLQKLLVSMKVGAERIRNIVLSLRNFSRLDEAEMKPVDIHEGIDSTLMILQPRLRASTHSGEIEIIKQYGQLPKVNCYVSQLNQVFMNIISNGIDALEHRRNLMNPGDTLPTITISTCLIDNNKAKISILDNGSGMSPDILQRIFDPFFTTKPVGSGTGLGLSISYSIIVDRHQGEMSCTSTLGEGTEFTILIPIH
- a CDS encoding ammonium transporter; this encodes MLKKLGIIGLVAFALLVGPLTGTAWAQEATENPINSGDTAFMLVSAALVLFMTPGLAFFYGGLVRSRNVLNTMMMSFILMGIVGVTWVFWGYSLAFDVSTPVSEGFGQGIERFIGGLDWAFLHNVAVDAPDPIGYAGTIPHQLFMVYQMMFAIITPALISGAIVERMTFKAYFWFVLLWSTFIYSPLAHWVWGRGWLQAIGALDFAGGTVVHISSGVSAVILAWMIGSRKHFMVIPHVPHNVPFVLLGIGMLWFGWFGFNAGSALGAGSLATVAFVATMVSTSAGGLTWALVEWYLRGKPTAVGTASGFLAGLVGVTPAAGFVTPVGAILIGSITAVCCFYAVSWRVKLEFDDSLDTYSVHGVGGTIGAILTGVFATKSVNPAGFDGLLYGNPGQLIPQIVGVLATYIFAAVGTFVIVKILGSLMELRVKSMVEEQSLDVDQHGEEGYGEDFASGLSFATETFSRKEG